One window from the genome of Candidatus Binataceae bacterium encodes:
- a CDS encoding ABC transporter permease, which yields MFGRLLQMLIKEFIQLLRDPKARFVLFAPAVIQMLVFGYAATLEVRHVPTAVLDLDHSQESRELVARFAASPYFAVRYELQNRDQIRTLIDESRVYLAIQIHPGFAALLRKGRSAPVQVVLDGTNSNTALIALGYVSDIANRFAQEQLRRRLYTTAPALAATISEVVLAPRPWFNTNMLSRWFIVPGLIGSIVLITVIQLTAFAVVRERELGTFEQIMVTPIRRSEFILGKTLPFFLVGLVDTAVVATVGTWWFGVPFRGSAPVLMLGASLFLLSMLGVGLLISTAATTQQQAMVSGFFVVMPLITFSGLGTPVSSMPEALQWMSEVNPLQHFLVVLRGLYLKGVGLEVLWPHMLAMALVGVALLAFTVTRLRKSLD from the coding sequence ATGTTCGGGCGTCTGCTCCAGATGTTGATCAAGGAGTTCATCCAACTCCTGCGCGATCCCAAGGCGCGCTTCGTGCTCTTCGCGCCCGCGGTCATTCAGATGCTGGTGTTCGGATACGCGGCGACCCTCGAGGTCCGTCACGTGCCTACCGCCGTGCTCGATCTCGACCACAGCCAGGAGAGCCGCGAGCTTGTCGCGCGCTTCGCCGCCAGCCCCTATTTCGCCGTCCGCTACGAGCTGCAAAACCGCGATCAGATACGGACGTTGATCGACGAAAGCCGCGTCTATCTGGCAATTCAGATCCATCCGGGATTCGCCGCGCTGCTGCGCAAGGGGCGCAGCGCACCGGTGCAGGTGGTTCTCGACGGCACCAACTCCAACACCGCCCTGATCGCATTGGGCTACGTCTCGGATATCGCCAATCGGTTTGCGCAGGAACAGCTCCGCCGGCGGCTTTACACCACGGCACCCGCGCTTGCCGCCACCATCAGCGAGGTCGTGCTGGCACCGCGGCCATGGTTCAACACCAACATGCTCAGCCGATGGTTCATCGTGCCTGGGCTTATCGGCAGCATCGTGCTGATAACCGTCATCCAGCTTACCGCCTTCGCCGTGGTGCGCGAACGCGAGCTGGGCACCTTCGAGCAGATCATGGTCACGCCGATTCGTCGCAGCGAGTTTATCCTCGGCAAGACGCTGCCGTTTTTCCTGGTCGGCCTCGTCGATACGGCGGTGGTGGCGACGGTGGGCACCTGGTGGTTCGGCGTGCCCTTTCGCGGCAGCGCGCCGGTGCTGATGCTCGGCGCATCGCTGTTCCTGCTGAGCATGCTCGGGGTGGGCCTGCTGATCTCGACCGCGGCGACGACCCAGCAGCAGGCGATGGTCAGCGGGTTTTTCGTAGTGATGCCCTTGATCACGTTTTCCGGGCTCGGCACGCCGGTAAGCTCGATGCCGGAGGCCTTGCAGTGGATGAGCGAGGTCAATCCGCTGCAGCACTTCCTGGTGGTGCTTCGCGGACTGTACCTCAAAGGGGTCGGACTCGAGGTTTTGTGGCCGCATATGCTGGCGATGGCGCTGGTCGGCGTCGCGCTGCTCGCCTTTACGGTGACGCGTCTGCGCAAGTCGCTGGACTAA
- a CDS encoding ABC transporter permease, which yields MRWKRTWAIARKEIIQVLRDWRSLVIIAAMPIVMTLLYGYGVSFDIKHVPMCVYDREGSQQSQDLLKRFQASEYFRIVGNFTSYAPVVREIDSGRCRLAIIVPSQFSRLIAEGGTVKVQALVDASDDNTANVAMGYSGAVLSRYSQRVQADWMARNGITRVDPPLSLDARTWFNEDLESRAFILPGVIAIVMAVIGTFLTALTIAREWERGTMEQLVSTPVTPLELVAGKLLPYFVIGMVATAMCAAVSIFWFRIPFRGHLSTLFGTSALFLFVVLALGFWISVRARSQLVASQAAMVATFMPAFLLSGFIFPIDQMPAPIRVISYLVPASYYDTILKGVFLKGITSAALRFDILFLAGFALLIGTVAVLSFRKRLD from the coding sequence ATGCGCTGGAAGCGGACCTGGGCGATCGCCCGCAAGGAGATCATCCAGGTGCTGCGCGACTGGCGCAGCCTGGTGATCATCGCGGCGATGCCGATCGTGATGACGCTGCTGTACGGCTACGGCGTAAGCTTCGACATCAAGCACGTGCCGATGTGCGTTTACGATCGCGAGGGCAGCCAGCAGAGCCAGGACCTCCTCAAGCGGTTCCAGGCTTCCGAGTACTTCCGCATCGTTGGCAATTTCACCAGCTACGCGCCGGTCGTCCGCGAGATCGACTCTGGCCGCTGCCGGCTCGCCATCATCGTCCCTTCGCAGTTTTCACGGCTCATCGCCGAGGGCGGCACGGTCAAGGTGCAGGCGCTGGTCGACGCGAGCGACGACAACACCGCCAACGTCGCGATGGGCTACAGCGGAGCCGTGCTCAGCCGCTATTCGCAGCGGGTCCAGGCCGACTGGATGGCGCGCAACGGGATCACCCGGGTCGATCCGCCGCTCAGTCTCGACGCGCGCACCTGGTTCAACGAGGACCTTGAAAGCCGCGCCTTTATTCTGCCCGGGGTGATCGCGATCGTGATGGCGGTGATCGGCACCTTCCTGACCGCGCTGACGATCGCGCGCGAATGGGAGCGCGGTACGATGGAGCAGCTGGTCTCGACGCCGGTGACGCCGCTGGAACTGGTGGCGGGCAAGCTCCTGCCCTACTTCGTGATCGGGATGGTGGCGACGGCGATGTGCGCCGCGGTCAGCATCTTCTGGTTCCGCATCCCGTTCCGCGGCCATCTGAGCACGCTGTTCGGAACCTCGGCGTTGTTCCTGTTCGTGGTGCTTGCGCTGGGCTTCTGGATTTCGGTGCGCGCACGTTCGCAGCTGGTCGCCAGTCAGGCCGCGATGGTGGCCACCTTCATGCCGGCCTTCCTGCTGTCGGGCTTCATCTTTCCGATCGATCAAATGCCGGCGCCGATCCGGGTGATCAGCTATCTGGTGCCGGCGAGCTACTACGACACGATCTTAAAGGGCGTCTTCCTCAAGGGCATCACCAGCGCCGCGCTGCGCTTCGACATCCTGTTTCTGGCCGGCTTTGCGCTGCTGATCGGCACAGTTGCGGTTCTGAGTTTCCGCAAGCGCTTGGATTAG
- a CDS encoding ABC transporter ATP-binding protein: protein MIAAPSVAVDRLVKRFGDFTAVDQLTFDTAPGEIFGFLGPNGSGKSTTIRMLCGLLRPSAGRALVAGIDVARDPEAVRQHIGYMSQKFSLYQDLTVAENLRFFGGMYGVPPAELARQIAWAVAMAGLDGREHALAGDLAGGWKQRLALGCAVLHRPPIVFLDEPTSGVDPMSRRRFWDIIHQMADDGVTVLVTTHYMEEAEYCNRLALIARGRMVALGRPSELKRHFSPATLVRVECEELGEAVEAARATPGVVEASVFGSGLHLVVAEDLALDALHRNLAQRGVRVRALSRIEPTLEDVFVALTRETPRGAPAGER from the coding sequence ATGATCGCCGCACCGTCAGTGGCGGTGGATCGGCTGGTCAAGCGCTTCGGCGATTTCACGGCAGTTGACCAGCTCACCTTCGACACGGCGCCGGGCGAAATTTTCGGCTTCCTGGGGCCCAACGGCTCGGGCAAATCGACCACGATCCGGATGCTGTGCGGGCTGCTACGCCCGAGCGCGGGGCGCGCACTGGTCGCCGGCATCGACGTCGCGCGCGATCCCGAAGCTGTCCGCCAGCATATCGGCTACATGTCGCAGAAGTTCTCGCTCTACCAGGACCTTACGGTGGCCGAAAACCTCCGCTTCTTCGGCGGGATGTACGGCGTGCCTCCGGCGGAGCTGGCGCGGCAAATCGCCTGGGCGGTCGCGATGGCGGGCCTGGACGGCAGGGAGCACGCGCTCGCCGGCGATCTCGCGGGGGGATGGAAGCAGCGCCTGGCGCTCGGATGCGCGGTGCTGCATCGGCCCCCCATCGTCTTTCTCGACGAGCCGACCTCGGGCGTGGACCCGATGTCGCGCCGGCGCTTCTGGGACATCATTCACCAGATGGCCGACGACGGCGTGACCGTGCTGGTCACGACCCACTACATGGAGGAGGCGGAGTATTGCAATCGGCTTGCGCTCATCGCGCGCGGCCGGATGGTCGCACTGGGCCGGCCGTCGGAACTCAAGCGCCATTTCAGCCCCGCAACGCTCGTGCGCGTGGAATGCGAGGAGCTGGGCGAAGCGGTGGAGGCGGCACGCGCGACGCCGGGCGTGGTCGAGGCCAGCGTCTTCGGCAGCGGCCTGCATCTGGTGGTCGCCGAGGACCTGGCGCTCGACGCGCTGCACCGCAACCTGGCCCAGCGCGGCGTGCGCGTGCGCGCGCTCTCGCGCATCGAGCCCACGCTCGAAGACGTCTTCGTCGCGCTGACGCGTGAGACGCCGCGGGGCGCGCCGGCGGGGGAGCGCTAG
- a CDS encoding ABC transporter ATP-binding protein, giving the protein MSDRAAISAGEPAVEARGLCKRLGATVAVDDVSFTARAGEIFGLVGPDGAGKTTIMRMLAGVMLPDRGSARLAGFDVVADPERVKNHISYMPQRFGLYEDLTVEENIRFYADLFGVDARTRETHAARLLAASGMSEFRMRLAGKLSGGMKQKLGLTCALIHHPRVILLDEPTTGVDPISRSDFWSILYSLLAEGVAVLIGTAYLDEAERCNRLALLHQGRLLFTGSPAELKRKLPGAVVSITSSQARRVRAVLAGAPGVSSALLLGDTVRLVVDDAPRRIAELKERLQGAGVPFSEAAAVEPSVEDVFVATLGAGAPPSPGGVARPSSASAQGAPG; this is encoded by the coding sequence ATGAGCGACCGTGCTGCAATAAGCGCCGGTGAGCCGGCGGTCGAGGCGCGCGGACTATGCAAGCGGCTGGGCGCAACGGTCGCGGTTGACGACGTAAGTTTCACCGCCCGCGCGGGCGAGATCTTCGGGCTCGTCGGCCCCGACGGCGCGGGCAAGACCACGATCATGCGGATGCTGGCGGGGGTGATGCTGCCCGACCGCGGCAGCGCGCGTCTGGCCGGCTTCGACGTCGTGGCCGATCCCGAGCGGGTTAAAAACCATATCAGCTATATGCCTCAACGCTTCGGGCTGTACGAGGATCTCACCGTCGAGGAGAACATCCGCTTTTACGCCGACCTCTTCGGCGTCGACGCGCGCACGCGCGAGACGCATGCGGCGCGCCTGCTCGCGGCGTCGGGGATGAGCGAGTTTCGCATGCGGCTGGCAGGCAAGCTGTCGGGCGGAATGAAGCAAAAGCTCGGGCTGACCTGCGCGCTCATCCATCATCCGCGGGTCATCCTGCTCGACGAGCCAACCACCGGTGTCGATCCTATCTCGCGCAGCGACTTCTGGAGCATTCTCTACTCGCTGCTGGCCGAGGGCGTCGCGGTGCTGATTGGCACCGCCTATCTTGACGAGGCCGAGCGCTGCAACCGCCTCGCCCTGCTCCACCAGGGACGCCTGCTGTTCACCGGCTCGCCCGCCGAGCTCAAGCGAAAGCTGCCTGGAGCGGTGGTCTCGATCACCTCGTCCCAGGCGCGCAGGGTCCGGGCGGTGCTGGCCGGTGCGCCGGGCGTGTCGAGCGCGCTTTTGCTGGGCGACACCGTGCGCCTGGTGGTTGACGACGCGCCGCGCCGAATCGCTGAACTTAAGGAACGATTGCAGGGGGCTGGCGTGCCCTTCTCCGAAGCGGCCGCGGTCGAGCCGAGCGTCGAGGACGTTTTCGTGGCAACGCTCGGCGCAGGCGCGCCGCCGAGCCCGGGCGGTGTCGCGCGGCCCTCGTCCGCTTCGGCGCAGGGAGCGCCCGGATGA
- a CDS encoding HlyD family efflux transporter periplasmic adaptor subunit, with protein MHLKSRTIALIALSIAIATGAWVLEDPLPLARLWQNAPRNSLLVSGNIEAHESILSFKDVQSRIVALPFDEGQWVEQGQLIAKLDDADYRQNVAASQAALEQAEQQFQVAIANADAAKKAVVRDQADLRQKSLDYRRAQELFESDALSAQNRDLSQTAFEQSQATLEHDEALVVATEKSVEAARAAVNNARHTLALNRIVLGYTTLYAPFAGVILTRDAELGEVMLPGTPVVTLADLDHVWLRAYVNETDIGRVRFGQRAVITTDTYPDKRYTGRISAIASKAEFTPKSVETHEERVTLVYRIKIDVFNPTHELVPGMPADARILLGPPSARSNGGPARGAKNSP; from the coding sequence ATGCACCTCAAATCCCGGACCATCGCTCTTATCGCCCTCAGCATCGCAATTGCGACCGGAGCGTGGGTCCTCGAAGACCCGCTGCCGCTTGCGCGCCTGTGGCAGAATGCGCCGCGCAATAGCCTCCTAGTTTCCGGCAACATCGAGGCCCACGAGAGCATCCTGAGCTTCAAGGACGTGCAGTCGCGCATCGTCGCGCTGCCCTTCGACGAGGGACAGTGGGTCGAGCAAGGGCAGTTGATCGCGAAGCTCGACGACGCCGACTATCGGCAGAACGTGGCAGCGTCGCAGGCGGCGCTGGAACAAGCGGAGCAACAATTCCAGGTCGCGATCGCGAACGCTGACGCTGCAAAAAAGGCCGTCGTCCGCGACCAGGCCGACCTCAGGCAGAAATCACTTGACTACCGGCGCGCGCAAGAGTTGTTCGAGTCCGACGCGCTTTCGGCTCAGAATCGCGACCTGTCGCAGACAGCCTTCGAGCAGTCACAGGCCACCCTCGAGCACGACGAAGCGCTGGTAGTGGCCACCGAAAAGAGCGTCGAGGCGGCGCGCGCGGCGGTCAATAACGCCCGCCACACGCTCGCACTCAACCGAATCGTGCTGGGCTACACGACCCTATACGCGCCGTTCGCGGGCGTGATCCTGACCCGTGACGCCGAACTGGGCGAGGTGATGCTTCCGGGCACGCCGGTGGTCACGCTTGCCGACCTCGACCACGTATGGCTGCGCGCCTACGTCAACGAGACCGACATCGGGCGCGTGCGCTTCGGGCAACGAGCCGTCATCACGACCGACACCTATCCGGACAAACGCTACACCGGCCGAATCTCGGCGATCGCCTCGAAGGCCGAATTCACGCCCAAGAGCGTGGAGACCCACGAGGAGCGGGTGACGCTGGTCTATCGGATCAAAATCGACGTCTTCAACCCGACCCACGAGCTGGTGCCCGGGATGCCCGCCGACGCACGGATCTTGTTGGGCCCTCCTTCCGCCCGCTCCAACGGCGGTCCGGCTCGCGGAGCGAAGAATTCCCCATGA
- a CDS encoding sugar phosphate nucleotidyltransferase gives MDVIERQASRTAIVMAGGDGTRLRSLTRQIVGRETPKQFCVLTGTTTLLEQALGRAALMADRGLTLTVVNRAHHDFYFPLLSHLEPRSVVEQPANRDTAPAILYALLRLAETAPGASAVILPSDHFIDDEHAFARHVQAAFAAVEDRPELTVLLGIKASTPETSYGWITPGTRILRVNGSGLHAVTRFVEKPSLALAHRLMEQGSLWNTSVIVGRVSTLLGMFMVASPRLYFAFAKVRPTLNTVFEHRAVEDLYRDLAPINFSSHVLERAALNLAVMPVEGLHWSDLGETARVMEAIARTGMRPKWRVA, from the coding sequence ATGGACGTGATTGAGCGCCAAGCTTCGCGCACCGCGATCGTGATGGCGGGCGGAGACGGGACGCGGCTGCGTTCGCTGACCCGGCAAATCGTCGGACGCGAAACACCCAAGCAGTTCTGCGTGCTCACCGGCACCACCACTTTGCTCGAGCAGGCGCTGGGTCGGGCAGCGCTCATGGCGGATCGGGGCTTGACCTTGACCGTGGTCAACCGTGCGCATCACGACTTCTATTTCCCCCTGCTGAGCCATCTGGAGCCGCGCAGCGTGGTCGAGCAGCCCGCCAATCGCGACACGGCGCCGGCAATCCTCTACGCCCTGCTGCGGCTGGCTGAAACCGCGCCCGGCGCGTCGGCGGTGATTCTCCCCTCGGATCATTTCATCGACGACGAGCACGCGTTTGCTCGGCACGTACAAGCGGCCTTCGCTGCGGTGGAGGATCGGCCCGAACTCACCGTGCTGCTCGGCATTAAAGCGTCAACCCCGGAAACCAGCTACGGATGGATCACACCCGGCACACGAATTCTCAGGGTGAACGGCAGCGGGCTGCACGCCGTCACGCGCTTCGTCGAGAAGCCCTCGCTCGCGCTAGCGCATCGGCTGATGGAGCAGGGAAGCCTGTGGAATACGTCGGTTATTGTCGGCCGGGTTTCGACCTTGCTCGGGATGTTCATGGTCGCCTCGCCGCGGCTGTATTTCGCCTTTGCCAAGGTCCGCCCCACCCTTAACACTGTCTTCGAGCACCGCGCGGTCGAAGACCTGTACCGCGACCTCGCGCCGATCAATTTCTCAAGCCATGTGCTCGAGCGCGCCGCGCTGAATCTGGCGGTGATGCCGGTGGAGGGCTTGCACTGGAGCGACCTCGGCGAAACCGCGCGCGTGATGGAGGCGATCGCGCGCACCGGAATGCGCCCCAAGTGGCGCGTCGCTTGA
- a CDS encoding response regulator, translated as MAPTKTILIVDDEADLADSCARLLRSVGYGCVVANDVAGAMALFDSEHPGLVLCDITMPVSDGFEMARYVHRKSPDTPIVLMTAYHSSRSLEEARAAGASAYLRKPFANRQLVALIDSLLGRNHNGH; from the coding sequence ATGGCGCCGACCAAGACCATCCTGATCGTTGACGACGAAGCGGACCTTGCAGACAGCTGCGCGCGATTGCTTCGTTCGGTGGGCTACGGCTGCGTGGTCGCTAACGACGTGGCCGGCGCGATGGCGCTTTTTGACTCGGAGCATCCCGGTCTCGTGCTCTGCGATATCACGATGCCGGTGAGCGATGGCTTCGAGATGGCCCGCTACGTGCACAGAAAGTCCCCGGATACGCCGATTGTCCTGATGACCGCCTACCACTCCTCGCGCTCCCTGGAAGAGGCTCGTGCGGCAGGGGCATCGGCATACCTGCGCAAGCCATTCGCGAACCGCCAGCTGGTCGCGCTTATCGATTCCCTGCTCGGCCGGAACCACAACGGGCATTGA
- a CDS encoding sigma-54 dependent transcriptional regulator: MYVVDHAAPMNSGRPHGLSGKAGFYGLVGSSDVMRRLYRRIEAVASFRSTVLIVGESGTGKELVARAIHDCGAQRGPFIPFNCAAIPRELVESELFGHRRGAFSGATADFQGLLRAAEGGTVFLDEITEMAPDTQAKLLRALQERAVRPVGATREIPIDVRLVASTNRDPGEAVRSGQLRSDLYYRLQVNVLEVPPLRARREDIPALAAHFVALFNARNMGARLVTGIEDDAMAALASYEWPGNVRELANTIESAFTFGTAATIGLLDLPSKVASARGGAPAPIEVAAPFHAELPSTRSVQAGAVGTFADFERQLIVRALESTGGNKVQAARLLKISRKKLYARIERYGLVMREASQTPVAPSQFAPS, from the coding sequence ATGTACGTTGTCGATCATGCCGCACCCATGAATTCGGGCAGGCCCCATGGCCTGAGCGGCAAGGCCGGGTTTTACGGGCTGGTCGGATCGAGCGACGTGATGCGCCGGCTGTATCGCCGAATCGAGGCCGTCGCCAGCTTCCGCTCGACTGTGCTGATAGTGGGCGAGAGCGGGACGGGCAAGGAGTTGGTCGCGCGCGCGATTCACGATTGCGGAGCCCAGCGCGGGCCCTTCATCCCCTTCAACTGCGCGGCGATCCCGCGCGAGCTGGTCGAGAGCGAGCTCTTCGGCCATCGCCGCGGCGCTTTCAGCGGAGCGACGGCCGATTTCCAGGGCCTGTTGCGCGCGGCCGAGGGCGGCACCGTCTTTCTGGACGAAATAACCGAGATGGCGCCCGACACGCAGGCCAAGCTGCTGCGCGCATTGCAGGAGCGCGCGGTACGCCCGGTCGGCGCCACGCGCGAGATTCCGATTGACGTGCGGCTGGTCGCTTCGACCAACCGCGACCCCGGCGAGGCGGTGCGCAGCGGACAGCTGCGCAGCGACCTCTATTACCGGCTCCAGGTCAACGTGCTCGAAGTGCCGCCGCTGCGCGCGCGGCGCGAGGATATCCCGGCCTTGGCTGCACACTTCGTCGCGCTATTCAATGCCCGCAACATGGGAGCGCGGCTTGTCACCGGCATCGAGGACGACGCGATGGCGGCGCTTGCGAGCTACGAGTGGCCGGGCAACGTGCGCGAGCTTGCCAACACCATCGAGTCCGCCTTTACCTTCGGCACCGCCGCCACTATCGGCCTTTTGGATCTCCCCTCGAAGGTCGCTAGTGCGCGCGGGGGTGCACCAGCGCCTATCGAGGTCGCGGCGCCGTTCCACGCCGAGCTGCCGTCAACCCGCAGCGTCCAGGCGGGCGCGGTCGGTACCTTCGCTGACTTCGAGCGCCAACTCATCGTGCGAGCGCTGGAATCGACCGGTGGCAACAAGGTCCAGGCTGCCCGCCTGTTGAAGATCTCCCGCAAGAAGCTTTACGCGCGAATCGAACGCTATGGGCTCGTGATGCGTGAGGCAAGCCAGACGCCGGTCGCTCCTTCGCAATTCGCGCCGTCCTGA
- the glgP gene encoding alpha-glucan family phosphorylase: MNVDRYAARILPPELQGLTELAFDMRWSWNHGGDAMWRAVDPELWEFSHDPWLMIETVSTRRLEELAKDKTFLAELTRQLEERERRMRESTWFERSHGRDALGTVAYFSMEFGLSEALPIYSGGLGVLAGDHMKTASDLGVPIIGVGLLYQRGYFRQALDHNGEQVACYPYNAPSMLPVRPLRDARGDWTRVELRFPGRMLYVRAWEVMVGRVRLWLLDTNDPLNHPADRGITGELYGAEPEIRFQQEIILGVGGWRLVEQMGVDARVCHLNEGHAAFAILERARQFMLRSGQPFKVALRCTRAGNVFTTHTPVAAAFDVFAPEMFGEYANRFAAAVGVGVEELLALGRANPRDPREPFNMAYLAARGAASINAVSRLHGEVSRRIFRPLFPRLPLAEVPISHVTNGVHMPSWDSQFADELWTESCGKGRWLGELEEIESNLGCISDEVLWSARSHARQALIEYVRLHLRRQRAMRGADPRQLEQCERLFDTNTLTIGFARRFASYKRPTLLLTDPARLIRLLNDPMRPVQLFVAGKAHPNDTEGRRMVRQWSEFATRREVEGKAAFLEDYDLAMAAHLVQGVDLWINTPRRPWEACGTSGMKVLVNGGLNLSELDGWWAEAYSTDVGWALGDALEHDADPRWDAVEAEALYRLLEEQVVPAFYARDARGMPVGWIARIRASMSKLTPRFSSNRMMREYVERYYLPAATDYRRRSAGHGENGAALQSWYERLAAGWAQLHFGNVEVVKVGEQHLFVAHVYLGEVDADAVRVELYAEPADGATPEVYVMTRGESLAGAVNGYIYTAAVPAVRPSTDYTPRIVPDHPQARLPLEANLVMWKS; encoded by the coding sequence ATGAACGTCGACCGCTACGCCGCGCGCATCCTGCCGCCCGAGCTCCAGGGGCTGACCGAACTCGCCTTCGACATGCGTTGGAGCTGGAACCATGGCGGCGACGCGATGTGGCGCGCGGTCGATCCCGAGCTATGGGAATTCAGCCACGACCCCTGGCTGATGATCGAGACGGTTTCCACCCGGCGCCTTGAAGAGCTGGCCAAGGATAAGACCTTCCTCGCCGAACTGACCCGTCAGCTCGAGGAACGCGAGCGCCGGATGCGCGAATCAACGTGGTTCGAGCGCAGCCATGGGCGCGACGCCCTCGGCACCGTCGCCTACTTCAGTATGGAGTTCGGGTTGAGCGAGGCGCTGCCAATCTACTCGGGCGGGCTCGGCGTCCTTGCCGGCGATCACATGAAAACGGCGAGCGATCTGGGTGTGCCGATTATCGGCGTCGGCCTGCTCTACCAGCGCGGTTATTTCCGCCAGGCGCTCGACCACAACGGCGAACAGGTGGCCTGCTACCCGTACAACGCGCCCTCGATGCTGCCGGTGCGGCCGCTGCGCGACGCCCGGGGTGACTGGACGCGGGTCGAACTGCGCTTTCCAGGCCGGATGCTCTACGTCCGCGCATGGGAGGTGATGGTTGGACGGGTCCGGCTGTGGCTGCTCGACACCAACGACCCGCTTAACCATCCCGCCGACCGCGGCATCACTGGCGAGCTCTACGGCGCGGAGCCAGAAATCCGCTTTCAGCAGGAGATCATCCTCGGCGTCGGCGGCTGGCGGCTGGTCGAGCAGATGGGAGTTGACGCCCGCGTATGCCATCTCAACGAAGGCCACGCCGCCTTCGCCATCCTCGAGCGCGCCCGCCAGTTCATGCTGCGCAGCGGGCAGCCGTTCAAGGTCGCCCTGCGATGCACCCGCGCGGGCAACGTTTTCACCACGCACACGCCGGTCGCTGCAGCCTTTGACGTTTTTGCCCCTGAGATGTTCGGCGAGTACGCAAACCGCTTCGCGGCGGCAGTCGGCGTCGGCGTTGAGGAGCTGCTCGCGCTCGGCCGCGCCAATCCTCGCGACCCTCGCGAGCCGTTCAACATGGCGTACCTTGCGGCGCGCGGCGCGGCCAGCATCAACGCGGTCAGCCGGCTGCACGGCGAGGTCAGCCGGCGCATCTTCCGGCCCCTGTTTCCACGCCTTCCACTGGCCGAGGTGCCGATAAGCCACGTCACCAATGGCGTGCACATGCCGTCTTGGGACTCGCAATTCGCCGACGAGCTGTGGACGGAGAGCTGCGGCAAGGGGCGCTGGCTGGGCGAGCTGGAGGAGATCGAGAGCAACCTCGGATGCATCAGCGACGAGGTTCTGTGGAGCGCGCGCAGCCATGCGCGTCAGGCGTTGATCGAATACGTCCGCCTCCATCTGAGACGCCAGCGCGCGATGCGCGGGGCCGACCCGCGCCAGCTCGAACAGTGTGAGCGCCTCTTCGACACCAACACGCTCACGATCGGCTTCGCCCGCCGCTTCGCGAGCTACAAGCGCCCGACCCTGCTGCTCACCGATCCCGCCCGCCTTATCCGCCTGCTCAACGACCCTATGCGTCCGGTGCAGCTTTTCGTTGCTGGCAAGGCGCATCCTAACGACACCGAGGGCCGCCGGATGGTGCGCCAATGGTCGGAGTTCGCCACCCGGCGCGAAGTCGAGGGTAAAGCCGCCTTTCTCGAGGACTACGACCTCGCGATGGCGGCGCATCTGGTACAGGGCGTCGATCTGTGGATCAACACGCCGCGCCGGCCCTGGGAGGCGTGTGGCACCAGCGGGATGAAGGTGTTAGTCAACGGCGGGCTCAACCTTTCGGAGCTCGACGGATGGTGGGCCGAAGCTTACTCGACCGACGTGGGCTGGGCGCTGGGCGACGCGCTTGAGCACGACGCGGATCCGCGATGGGACGCGGTCGAGGCCGAGGCGTTGTACCGGCTGCTTGAAGAGCAGGTTGTCCCCGCTTTCTATGCGCGCGACGCGCGTGGGATGCCGGTCGGATGGATCGCCCGCATCCGCGCGAGCATGTCGAAGCTTACTCCGCGCTTTTCGAGCAACCGGATGATGCGCGAGTACGTCGAGCGCTACTATCTCCCGGCGGCGACTGACTACAGGCGGCGCAGCGCCGGCCATGGCGAGAATGGCGCCGCACTCCAGTCATGGTACGAGCGGCTGGCGGCGGGCTGGGCGCAGCTCCACTTCGGTAACGTCGAAGTCGTGAAAGTCGGCGAGCAACACCTGTTCGTTGCGCACGTGTACCTGGGCGAGGTGGATGCCGACGCGGTGCGCGTCGAGCTATACGCCGAGCCCGCCGACGGCGCGACACCGGAAGTGTACGTGATGACGCGTGGCGAGAGCCTCGCCGGCGCCGTCAATGGCTATATCTATACCGCCGCGGTGCCGGCCGTGCGCCCGTCAACCGACTATACCCCGCGCATCGTGCCCGACCACCCACAGGCCCGCCTCCCGCTGGAAGCAAACTTGGTGATGTGGAAAAGCTGA